Proteins from a genomic interval of Acidobacteriota bacterium:
- a CDS encoding PEP-CTERM sorting domain-containing protein yields MQARRLGSLILLCLLVLGSVTQARADVIVARPLDTSRQGQYSNLGPGTHQQVADPFSLLQSMTLESLLWYGRYDQTVTQTDVAFSIRLFADESGTPGLAPIHQFDVAVTSSVLTGPWLSYVVALPNWTLGPGAYWLSIVEDDAGTPAMGNTQWLWGDTFGTGIRSVRDSDAGAWTTTMDVNHAFTLEGSANVPEPTTMLLLGAGLAGLALRHRRPR; encoded by the coding sequence ATGCAGGCGCGCAGACTCGGCTCCCTCATCCTGCTTTGCTTGCTGGTGCTGGGCTCGGTCACTCAGGCTCGGGCCGACGTCATCGTCGCTCGCCCCCTCGACACCTCGAGGCAGGGGCAGTACAGCAACCTCGGCCCAGGCACGCACCAGCAAGTGGCTGATCCCTTCAGCCTCCTCCAGTCCATGACGCTCGAATCACTGCTCTGGTACGGCCGCTACGACCAGACCGTGACGCAGACGGACGTCGCGTTCTCCATCCGGCTGTTCGCCGACGAAAGCGGGACCCCTGGACTGGCGCCGATTCACCAGTTCGACGTCGCCGTGACCAGCTCCGTCCTCACCGGTCCCTGGCTGAGCTACGTCGTGGCCCTGCCGAACTGGACTCTCGGTCCCGGCGCGTACTGGCTGTCCATCGTGGAAGACGATGCGGGGACGCCGGCGATGGGCAACACGCAGTGGCTGTGGGGCGACACGTTCGGCACAGGGATCCGGTCGGTCCGCGATAGCGACGCCGGAGCATGGACCACAACGATGGACGTCAACCACGCGTTCACGCTGGAGGGGAGCGCGAACGTTCCGGAGCCGACGACGATGCTGCTGCTCGGCGCCGGGCTGGCGGGGCTCGCGCTTCGGCACAGGCGGCCGCGCTAG